One part of the Deltaproteobacteria bacterium genome encodes these proteins:
- a CDS encoding alpha/beta hydrolase, with protein sequence MDMSEREIELVLRPGVRLGGNLAVPHGARGAVLFAHGSGSSRFSRRNRLVAQTLQQGGFATLLMDLLTPHEEEAERFTRHLRFDIGLLADRLAGAVEWLSHDEETRRLPVGLFGASTGAAAALVTAAREPDRVSAVVSRGGRPDLAGELLIEVRAPTLLIVGGADDVVLGLNRQALAMLRTEKQLEIVPGATHLFEEPGALEVVGALAAQWFADHLIPTWRRPHEGRTHP encoded by the coding sequence ATGGACATGAGCGAGCGCGAGATCGAGTTGGTCTTGCGTCCGGGAGTGCGACTCGGCGGAAATCTCGCCGTCCCCCATGGGGCTCGCGGCGCCGTTCTCTTCGCTCACGGCAGCGGCAGCAGCCGCTTCAGCCGGCGCAATCGCCTCGTTGCCCAAACGCTGCAGCAGGGGGGTTTTGCCACGCTGCTGATGGACCTGCTGACGCCGCACGAAGAAGAGGCGGAGAGGTTCACCCGCCACCTGCGCTTCGACATCGGGCTGCTCGCGGACCGTCTCGCCGGAGCAGTGGAGTGGCTGTCGCACGACGAGGAGACCCGACGACTTCCGGTCGGCTTGTTCGGGGCGAGTACGGGCGCAGCGGCGGCTCTGGTGACCGCCGCACGCGAGCCCGATCGCGTCTCGGCGGTGGTTTCGCGCGGCGGACGGCCCGACCTCGCCGGAGAGCTGCTCATCGAGGTGCGCGCGCCGACGCTCCTGATCGTAGGAGGAGCCGACGACGTGGTCCTTGGTCTCAACCGCCAGGCGCTCGCGATGCTGCGGACTGAGAAGCAGCTCGAGATTGTCCCCGGCGCGACGCATCTCTTCGAAGAGCCCGGCGCGCTGGAGGTCGTTGGCGCGCTCGCAGCGCAGTGGTTCGCGGACCACCTCATCCCAACCTGGAGGAGACCCCATGAAGGCCGTACGCATCCATGA
- a CDS encoding NADP-dependent oxidoreductase, producing MKAVRIHEFGGPDRVQLEEVDTPKVTRGKALVRIHAAGVNPVDWMVREHQYNPKGADRVPLTLGQDFAGVIEKIGPGSKTPLREGDEVFGEVFGSFAEYALVPVKDLVKKPRSLDFNVAAALPMPALTAWQAIIDTAKAKPGMRFLIHGASGGVGSFAAQFARWKGAEVAATASAPSLDYLRSLGVDPVIDYKRERFEKKVRDVDVVLDPLGGETQARSWGVLKRGGMLITLIGEIDEKAAKHAGVRAVDFGMEYDVKDLEEIAALVESGAIRPHIAKVLPLEQARQAMDLNQQGKSHGKIVLEVGSDQPRTAKTASTSTATP from the coding sequence ATGAAGGCCGTACGCATCCATGAATTCGGTGGCCCGGACCGGGTCCAGCTCGAAGAAGTCGATACTCCCAAAGTCACGCGCGGCAAGGCGCTGGTGCGGATCCACGCCGCGGGCGTCAATCCGGTGGACTGGATGGTCCGCGAGCACCAGTACAACCCGAAAGGCGCGGACCGGGTGCCGCTGACGCTCGGGCAGGACTTCGCCGGCGTCATCGAGAAGATCGGACCGGGGTCGAAGACCCCGCTGCGCGAAGGCGACGAGGTCTTCGGCGAGGTCTTCGGCAGCTTCGCCGAGTATGCGCTGGTGCCGGTGAAGGACTTGGTGAAGAAGCCCCGCTCACTCGACTTCAACGTCGCTGCTGCTCTGCCGATGCCCGCACTGACGGCCTGGCAAGCCATCATCGACACTGCCAAGGCGAAGCCCGGAATGCGCTTCCTCATCCACGGCGCGAGCGGTGGAGTGGGCTCATTCGCGGCGCAGTTCGCGCGGTGGAAGGGTGCCGAGGTGGCAGCCACCGCAAGCGCGCCGAGTCTCGATTACCTGAGATCGCTCGGGGTCGATCCGGTCATCGACTACAAGCGCGAGCGCTTCGAAAAGAAGGTGCGCGACGTCGACGTGGTGCTCGATCCGCTGGGCGGAGAGACGCAGGCGCGATCCTGGGGCGTGCTCAAGCGCGGCGGAATGCTCATCACCCTGATCGGCGAGATCGACGAGAAGGCCGCCAAGCACGCCGGCGTGCGTGCCGTCGACTTCGGCATGGAGTACGACGTCAAGGACCTCGAGGAGATCGCGGCGCTGGTGGAGAGCGGAGCGATCCGGCCCCACATCGCGAAGGTGCTTCCGCTCGAACAGGCGAGACAGGCGATGGACCTGAACCAGCAAGGGAAATCACACGGCAAGATCGTGCTGGAAGTCGGGTCGGATCAGCCTCGCACCGCGAAGACGGCCTCGACCTCGACAGCGACGCCGTAG
- a CDS encoding phosphoribosyltransferase produces the protein MRYRDRREAGRVLGEHLAAFAGQPDVVVLGLPRGGIPVAWEVARRLGAPLDVFVVRKLGFPGHEELAMGAIASGGVRVLNPDVIAYGVTRDDIERVTENELRELERRERLFRGDRPPTPVAGRTVILVDDGLATGSTMRAAVRALRQERAARVIVAVPIAAPSTCAEMEDEADEVICAATPEPFRAVGLWYEDFTQTTDEEVRELLDRSVEGDSASQGGPLWT, from the coding sequence ATGCGGTACCGCGATCGCCGAGAGGCCGGCCGCGTCCTGGGCGAGCATCTGGCAGCCTTCGCGGGCCAGCCCGACGTTGTGGTGCTCGGCCTCCCCCGGGGCGGCATACCCGTCGCCTGGGAGGTCGCGCGGCGGTTGGGCGCGCCGCTGGACGTGTTCGTGGTGCGCAAGCTCGGCTTTCCGGGACATGAGGAGCTGGCCATGGGGGCAATTGCCAGCGGGGGAGTCCGAGTCCTCAATCCGGATGTGATCGCATACGGCGTCACCCGCGACGATATCGAGCGAGTGACGGAGAACGAACTGCGTGAGCTCGAACGGCGCGAGCGGTTGTTCCGCGGCGATCGGCCGCCAACGCCCGTCGCGGGTCGCACCGTCATCCTGGTGGACGACGGCCTCGCCACCGGCTCGACGATGCGGGCTGCGGTGCGGGCGCTTCGTCAAGAGCGAGCGGCACGAGTCATCGTGGCAGTGCCCATTGCGGCGCCGTCGACGTGCGCGGAAATGGAGGACGAGGCGGACGAGGTGATCTGCGCCGCGACACCGGAGCCATTCCGCGCCGTCGGACTCTGGTACGAGGACTTCACCCAGACGACCGACGAGGAGGTGCGCGAACTGCTCGATCGCTCCGTCGAGGGCGACAGCGCGTCGCAAGGAGGCCCCCTATGGACATGA